Proteins from one Hydrogenivirga caldilitoris genomic window:
- the rplM gene encoding 50S ribosomal protein L13 — protein MKTYRVKPQEVERKWYVVDAEGKVLGRLASEIAKILRGKHKPYYQPDVDCGDFVVVVNADKIRVTGNKLSQKKYYRHSNYPGGLKERTLQWMLENKPEEVITLAVKRMLPKNRLGHRMLKKLKVYRGAEHPHVSQRPEPLEVEA, from the coding sequence ATGAAGACATACAGGGTAAAACCCCAGGAAGTTGAGAGAAAGTGGTACGTGGTTGATGCGGAAGGCAAAGTCTTAGGAAGGCTTGCCAGCGAGATAGCCAAGATACTGAGAGGAAAGCACAAACCCTACTACCAGCCGGACGTTGACTGTGGAGATTTCGTAGTGGTGGTTAACGCAGACAAAATCAGGGTTACAGGAAACAAGCTCTCTCAGAAGAAGTATTACAGGCACTCCAACTACCCGGGAGGACTTAAGGAGAGAACCCTTCAATGGATGCTTGAGAACAAACCCGAAGAGGTCATAACACTGGCAGTGAAGAGGATGCTCCCCAAAAACAGGCTCGGACATAGGATGCTCAAAAAGTTGAAGGTGTACAGGGGAGCTGAGCACCCTCATGTATCTCAGAGACCAGAGCCCCTGGAGGTTGAGGCATGA
- the rpsI gene encoding 30S ribosomal protein S9 — MKLKDFKITPENSHYGTGRRKESIARVWILKDQPNKFIVRVDETGKEYDLRDYVQRETLFQKVMLPFKATGTEGKFGIYATVEGGGISGQAEAIMYGVAKALLAHNSDFRTPLKKAKLLARDAREKERKKYAQMGARAKYRWSKR; from the coding sequence ATGAAACTTAAAGACTTCAAAATAACACCTGAGAACTCCCATTACGGAACTGGAAGGAGAAAGGAGTCTATAGCCAGAGTGTGGATACTGAAAGACCAGCCCAATAAGTTCATAGTCAGGGTAGATGAGACCGGTAAGGAGTACGACCTCAGAGATTACGTTCAGAGGGAGACTCTCTTCCAGAAGGTGATGCTTCCCTTCAAGGCTACAGGAACGGAAGGGAAGTTCGGCATATACGCCACCGTTGAAGGAGGAGGAATATCCGGTCAGGCTGAGGCTATAATGTACGGGGTTGCAAAAGCTCTCCTCGCTCACAACTCAGACTTCAGAACGCCGCTTAAGAAGGCTAAACTCCTCGCAAGAGATGCAAGGGAGAAGGAGAGGAAGAAATACGCTCAGATGGGTGCAAGGGCTAAGTACAGGTGGAGCAAACGTTAA
- the argC gene encoding N-acetyl-gamma-glutamyl-phosphate reductase, with protein sequence MEQTLRVCIYGATGYTASELIRILVEHPYVRITDLVSSSTAGRKVSEVLPHLTPKLGDLVLSKEPEEDFDLAFLCLPHEVSLETVPELLSKGKKVVDLSGAYRIRNPKAYEEFYGFVHRYEDVLETAVYGLPEFFRESIKGAQLVANPGCYPTATLLALYPLIKEKVEFDSVIVHALSGVSGAGRGLRQQFHYPEMEENFFAYSVEKHRHTPEMEDVVKRLSGREMRIRFTPVVVPASRGMLSTLYVRTNIKDIEDLYRETYSGEPFITISRTPPMTKWVLGTNNCILYPTYDARSSTAIILSALDNLGKGASSQAVQNMNLMFGLEETLSLPTVPKFP encoded by the coding sequence GTGGAGCAAACGTTAAGGGTCTGTATTTACGGAGCTACGGGTTATACAGCCTCAGAACTTATCCGTATCCTCGTTGAGCACCCCTACGTTCGCATAACTGACCTCGTATCCTCTTCAACCGCTGGAAGAAAGGTCTCGGAGGTTTTACCCCACCTGACACCCAAGCTTGGAGACCTCGTCCTATCAAAGGAACCTGAAGAAGACTTTGACCTCGCTTTCTTGTGCCTTCCCCACGAAGTTTCCCTGGAAACTGTCCCTGAGCTCTTATCTAAAGGGAAGAAGGTCGTTGACCTCTCCGGAGCTTATAGAATTAGGAACCCAAAGGCTTACGAGGAGTTTTACGGTTTTGTGCACAGGTATGAAGATGTATTGGAAACAGCTGTTTACGGGTTGCCTGAATTTTTCAGGGAGAGTATTAAAGGGGCTCAGCTGGTAGCAAATCCGGGGTGTTACCCTACAGCTACCCTCCTCGCTTTGTATCCGCTAATTAAAGAGAAGGTTGAGTTTGACAGCGTAATAGTACACGCCCTTTCTGGAGTGTCTGGGGCTGGGAGAGGGCTAAGACAACAATTCCACTATCCGGAAATGGAGGAGAACTTCTTCGCCTATTCCGTTGAGAAGCACAGACACACGCCAGAGATGGAGGACGTTGTGAAGAGGCTCTCAGGTAGAGAGATGAGGATAAGGTTTACACCTGTGGTGGTGCCTGCGTCAAGGGGAATGCTTTCTACCCTTTACGTAAGAACAAATATCAAAGATATTGAAGACCTTTACAGGGAAACCTATTCAGGTGAGCCTTTCATTACTATATCCCGCACACCTCCAATGACAAAGTGGGTTCTCGGTACCAACAACTGCATCCTTTACCCAACCTATGACGCCAGAAGCTCAACGGCTATTATACTTTCAGCCCTTGATAACCTCGGTAAGGGAGCTTCCTCACAGGCGGTCCAGAACATGAACCTCATGTTCGGTCTTGAAGAGACCCTTTCTCTACCAACAGTTCCCAAATTTCCATAA
- a CDS encoding thioredoxin family protein, translating to MLRILVLLIIGISTLSSAQVEGWVTDFKRGVELAKAQGKEVLLYFYGEHCPYCLQMEEFVLGDPDVDRYIRERFIVVSLNINSSEELNRKFGVYGTPHFVIYDPNYDRIVLSIFGSREREDFLNLLTRACKKTSLRRC from the coding sequence ATGTTGAGAATCTTAGTCCTTCTAATTATTGGAATATCTACACTTTCCAGCGCCCAGGTTGAAGGGTGGGTCACGGACTTTAAAAGAGGCGTTGAGCTTGCCAAAGCCCAAGGGAAAGAAGTTCTCCTGTACTTCTACGGAGAGCACTGTCCCTACTGCTTACAGATGGAGGAGTTTGTCCTCGGTGACCCCGATGTGGACCGCTACATAAGGGAGCGCTTCATTGTAGTTAGCCTCAACATAAACAGTTCGGAAGAACTCAACAGGAAGTTTGGGGTTTACGGAACCCCCCATTTTGTTATTTATGACCCCAACTATGATAGGATAGTTTTGAGTATATTTGGAAGCAGGGAGCGGGAAGACTTTTTAAACTTGCTAACTAGAGCTTGTAAAAAAACCAGTTTAAGGAGGTGTTAG
- the soxY gene encoding thiosulfate oxidation carrier protein SoxY, translated as MITRRDLLKVAGVGAVALLAAPGAVRTSFGAEKKSIEDALKEHLGKGLSGLKESNLINIKAPTIAESGANVPVQVSANIPVDQVEALYIFADENFNPWVATVELTPMNGEVFFATRIKLAKTSPVRAVVKMKDGTLLAAAKEVKVTVGGCG; from the coding sequence ATGATTACAAGAAGGGACCTGCTGAAGGTGGCAGGAGTGGGAGCGGTGGCACTACTGGCAGCTCCCGGAGCGGTAAGAACCTCCTTCGGGGCTGAGAAGAAGTCCATTGAAGATGCCCTGAAGGAGCACCTGGGGAAAGGACTCTCCGGTCTGAAGGAGAGCAACCTGATAAACATTAAGGCTCCTACCATAGCCGAGTCCGGTGCTAACGTTCCCGTTCAGGTGAGCGCCAACATACCCGTTGACCAGGTTGAGGCTCTCTACATATTCGCCGATGAAAACTTCAACCCCTGGGTTGCTACCGTTGAGCTTACACCCATGAACGGGGAAGTGTTCTTCGCCACAAGGATAAAGCTTGCAAAAACCTCTCCCGTAAGGGCGGTCGTTAAGATGAAGGATGGAACACTCCTTGCAGCTGCTAAAGAGGTTAAGGTAACCGTCGGCGGTTGTGGCTGA